In the Solanum pennellii chromosome 5, SPENNV200 genome, one interval contains:
- the LOC107019144 gene encoding uncharacterized protein LOC107019144 isoform X3, translating into MESGDCVKVQHLIEKCLIFHMTKEECIEALSKHANIKSVITVTVWNELEKENREFFEAYAKSNNKNRAIEAKAEAEASTMIQNLLLDHDHTKK; encoded by the exons ATGGAATCAGGTGATTGTGTCAAG GTGCAGCACCTGATAGAAAAGTGTCTAATTTTTCACATGACTAAAGAGGAATGCATAGAGGCACTTTCCAAGCATGCAAATATCAAATCTGTCATCACTGTTACTG TATGGAATGAGTTAGAGAAAGAGAACAGGGAGTTTTTCGAGGCATACgctaaatcaaataataaaaatcgcGCAATAGAGGCAAAGGCAGAGGCGGAAGCAagtacaatgattcaaaatttgTTATTGGATCATGATCATACTAAAAAATAG
- the LOC107020618 gene encoding glutathione S-transferase DHAR2-like, with the protein MVVEVCVKAAVGAPDVLGDCPFSQRVLLTLEEKKVTYKKHLINVSDKPKWFLEVNPEGKVPVINFGEKWIPDSDVIVGIIEEKYPNPSLIAPPEFASVGSKIFPTFVSFLKSKDSSDSTEQALLDELKALEEHLKAHGPYVNGQNVCSVDMSLAPKLYHLEVALGHFKKWSVPGSLSHVRNYMKLLFERESFQKTKAEEKYVIAGWAPKV; encoded by the exons ATGGTTGTTGAAGTTTGTGTCAAGGCTGCTGTGGGTGCCCCTGATGTCCTTGGAGACT GTCCATTTAGCCAAAGGGTACTTCTGACGTTGGAGGAAAAGAAAGTGACTTACAAGAAGCACTTGATTAATGTTAGTGACAAGCCCAAATG GTTCTTGGAGGTGAACCCAGAAGGGAAAGTTCCCGTGATCAATTTTGGTGAAAAATGGATCCCAGATTCTGATGTCATTGTTGGGATTATTGAAGAGAAATACCCTAATCCCTCTCTCATTGCTCCCCCTGAATTTGCCTCTGT GGGCTCGAAAATATTTCCTACCTTCGTCTCATTTCTGAAGAGCAAGGATTCTAGTGACAGTACTGAGCAGGCTCTCCTTGATGAATTAAAGGCTTTGGAAGAGCATCTCAAGGCTCAT GGACCATATGTCAATGGGCAGAATGTTTGTTCAGTTGATATGAGCTTGGCTCCAAAACTGTACCATCTCGAGGTGGCTCTTGGACACTTCAAGAAGTGGAGTGTGCCTGGAAGCTTGAGTCATGTGCGTAACTACATGAAG CTGCTCTTCGAGCGAGAGTCGTTCCAGAAAACCAAGGCTGAAGAGAAGTACGTCATCGCAGGGTGGGCTCCAAAGGTTTAA
- the LOC107019144 gene encoding uncharacterized protein LOC107019144 isoform X4: MESGDCVKHLIEKCLIFHMTKEECIEALSKHANIKSVITVTVWNELEKENREFFEAYAKSNNKNRAIEAKAEAEASTMIQNLLLDHDHTKK, translated from the exons ATGGAATCAGGTGATTGTGTCAAG CACCTGATAGAAAAGTGTCTAATTTTTCACATGACTAAAGAGGAATGCATAGAGGCACTTTCCAAGCATGCAAATATCAAATCTGTCATCACTGTTACTG TATGGAATGAGTTAGAGAAAGAGAACAGGGAGTTTTTCGAGGCATACgctaaatcaaataataaaaatcgcGCAATAGAGGCAAAGGCAGAGGCGGAAGCAagtacaatgattcaaaatttgTTATTGGATCATGATCATACTAAAAAATAG
- the LOC107019144 gene encoding uncharacterized protein LOC107019144 isoform X2: protein MGDCPASYIYMHLIEKCLIFHMTKEECIEALSKHANIKSVITVTVWNELEKENREFFEAYAKSNNKNRAIEAKAEAEASTMIQNLLLDHDHTKK from the exons ATGGGGGATTGCCCTGCTTCTTACATATACATG CACCTGATAGAAAAGTGTCTAATTTTTCACATGACTAAAGAGGAATGCATAGAGGCACTTTCCAAGCATGCAAATATCAAATCTGTCATCACTGTTACTG TATGGAATGAGTTAGAGAAAGAGAACAGGGAGTTTTTCGAGGCATACgctaaatcaaataataaaaatcgcGCAATAGAGGCAAAGGCAGAGGCGGAAGCAagtacaatgattcaaaatttgTTATTGGATCATGATCATACTAAAAAATAG
- the LOC107018779 gene encoding uncharacterized protein LOC107018779 isoform X1 has protein sequence MEGKQHTPSVIARLMSLDELPPRQHLPVKRRRVLSENYLQKMASIGLREKSSFSVGLSRGINTQKHQIVKDVSAAKLKMRKYTNSSVTSIKEKHSYLMDFEGTSESLLSTKHLRDLQAYKPYCHPVHSAVAKPISKMSAKTTAKEKTLRSLQTLEIGSPKDDIGECSIHHLKKINFQLDPNENMPHPSTRVIVVKPSSGKYRKTNHQSVSLRHGLQSVPVDLKYKKFAEHENGAVHNERPGRAESISDTFLKADALKLPSSKLFSTQRKDNTLNFFSKRSSFSKEVKKQTIEKWKLMNDLQEVETTCRSQNLGEMLATDDLETRPQFLDSKRDSQRFCSSSSVNTQNSGSCSKDSLVPNHSAGSRIASGSPEGMIGHKASLYGWHPRQKVAVAEKHSKSMNQKQKDNMEYRDLNLKETDQHSPNSVLEPPFQEEEPYTSAFHGLCSVARQLQFLETNSEETYSEGSEMGVSTDGDSETGSPDLLQDSENILKDFKTADGRDFSYLVDVLDEASLHGINLGMCFETWHSLECPVNPSVFDLLEKKYGKQTSWLKSERKLLFDHINSGLSEILHSFLEIYIMGKSFKRRCCSTMRRTDIEEELWRMLVSHENEIRKDLSGKAIGNETKWLQVEEEIGSICREIEKYLLEELAAELATH, from the exons ATGGAAGGGAAGCAGCACACACCAAGTGTTATAGCAAGGTTGATGAGCCTTGACGAGCTTCCACCTCGGCAGCACCTCCCTGTTAAGAGAAGGAGAGTACTCTCTGAGAACTATCTCCAGAAAATGGCTTCTATAGGTTTGCGAGAGAAGAGTTCATTTTCTGTTGGCCTCTCCCGTGGAATAAACACTCAGAAGCATCAAATAGTTAAAGATGTATCTGCAGCGAAGTTGAAGATGCGGAAATATACTAATTCGAGTGTTACTTCTATAAAGGAGAAACATTCTTATCTTATGGACTTCGAAGGCACCTCAGAAAGTTTACTTTCAACCAAGCATTTGCGTGATCTACAGGCTTATAAACCCTATTGCCATCCAGTTCACTCAGCTGTAGCTAAACCAATAAGCAAGATGTCTGCTAAGACTACCGCTAAAGAAAAGACTTTGAGATCTCTTCAGACACTTGAGATTGGTTCACCTAAGGATGACATTGGAGAATGTTCTATTCATCACTTGAAGAAAATAAACTTTCAGCTTGATCCAAATGAAAACATGCCTCATCCGTCTACAAGAGTTATTGTGGTCAAACCTAGTTCTGGAAAGTATCGTAAAACCAATCATCAGTCAGTTTCTCTTAGGCATGGTTTGCAGTCCGTTCCCGTTGATTTGAAGTACAAGAAATTCGCCGAACATGAAAATGGGGCAGTACATAATGAGAGACCAGGAAGAGCAGAAAGCATCAGTGACACTTTTCTGAAGGCCGACGCTCTAAAGCTGCcttcttcaaaattatttagtacacaaagaaaagataataCACTAAATTTCTTTTCAAAGAGGTCATCTTTTTCCAAAGAAGTCAAGAAGCAAACCATTGAAAAATGGAAGCTGATGAATGATCTTCAAGAAGTTGAAACAACTTGTAGAAGCCAAAATCTTGGAGAAATGCTTGCTACGGATGACTTAGAAACTAGGCCTCAATTTTTGGACTCCAAGCGTGACTCGCAAAGGTTTTGCAGTTCATCCAGTGTGAACACTCAGAACTCAGGCTCGTGCAGCAAGGATTCGCTAGTTCCAAATCATTCTGCTGGTTCTAGGATAGCCTCTGGAAGTCCTGAAGGTATGATCGGCCATAAAGCTTCTCTATATGGCTGGCATCCAAGGCAGAAAGTAGCTGTTGCTGAGAAACATTCCAAGTCCATGAACCAAAAACAGAAAGATAATATGGAATATAGAGACTTGAACTTGAAGGAAACCGATCAGCATAGTCCAAATTCAGTTCTGGAGCCACCTTTCCAGGAAGAGGAACCCTATACCTCTGCGTTCCACGGCCTATGTA GTGTAGCACGGCAACTTCAGTTTCTTGAGACCAACTCTGAGGAAACATATTCAGAAGGATCTGAAATGGGTGTCTCAACTGATGGAGACTCCGAGACTGGGTCTCCAGATCTCCTTCAAGATAGTGAAAACATTTTGAAAGACTTCAAAACTGCAGATGGCAGGGACTTCTCCTACCTAGTTGATGTTTTAGATGAAGCCAGTTTGCACGGCATAAACCTAGGAATGTGTTTTGAGACATGGCATTCTCTGGAATGTCCCGTGAATCCCTCAGTGTTTGACTTGTTAGAGAAGAAATACGGGAAACAAACATCTTGGCTAAAATCAGAGAGGAAACTGCTGTTTGACCACATAAATTCAGGGCTAAGTGAGATTTTGCATTCATTTCTGGAGATCTACATAATGGGAAAATCTTTTAAGAGAAGGTGTTGTTCTACGATGAGGAGAACTGATATTGAAGAAGAGCTGTGGAGGATGCTGGTTAGTCATGAAAATGAAATACGCAAGGACTTGTCTGGGAAGGCAATTGGAAATGAAACCAAATGGTTGCAGGTCGAGGAGGAAATTGGTAGCATATGCAGAGAAATAGAGAAATATTTGTTGGAGGAGCTAGCTGCAGAATTAGCTACGCATTGA
- the LOC107018779 gene encoding uncharacterized protein LOC107018779 isoform X2 codes for MEGKQHTPSVIARLMSLDELPPRQHLPVKRRRVLSENYLQKMASIGLREKSSFSVGLSRGINTQKHQIVKDVSAAKLKMRKYTNSSVTSIKEKHSYLMDFEGTSESLLSTKHLRDLQAYKPYCHPVHSAVAKPISKMSAKTTAKEKTLRSLQTLEIGSPKDDIGECSIHHLKKINFQLDPNENMPHPSTRVIVVKPSSGKYRKTNHQSVSLRHGLQSVPVDLKYKKFAEHENGAVHNERPGRAESISDTFLKADALKLPSSKLFSTQRKDNTLNFFSKRSSFSKEVKKQTIEKWKLMNDLQEVETTCRSQNLGEMLATDDLETRPQFLDSKRDSQRFCSSSSVNTQNSGSCSKDSLVPNHSAGSRIASGSPEGMIGHKASLYGWHPRQKVAVAEKHSKSMNQKQKDNMEYRDLNLKETDQHSPNSVLEPPFQEEEPYTSAFHGLCTRQLQFLETNSEETYSEGSEMGVSTDGDSETGSPDLLQDSENILKDFKTADGRDFSYLVDVLDEASLHGINLGMCFETWHSLECPVNPSVFDLLEKKYGKQTSWLKSERKLLFDHINSGLSEILHSFLEIYIMGKSFKRRCCSTMRRTDIEEELWRMLVSHENEIRKDLSGKAIGNETKWLQVEEEIGSICREIEKYLLEELAAELATH; via the exons ATGGAAGGGAAGCAGCACACACCAAGTGTTATAGCAAGGTTGATGAGCCTTGACGAGCTTCCACCTCGGCAGCACCTCCCTGTTAAGAGAAGGAGAGTACTCTCTGAGAACTATCTCCAGAAAATGGCTTCTATAGGTTTGCGAGAGAAGAGTTCATTTTCTGTTGGCCTCTCCCGTGGAATAAACACTCAGAAGCATCAAATAGTTAAAGATGTATCTGCAGCGAAGTTGAAGATGCGGAAATATACTAATTCGAGTGTTACTTCTATAAAGGAGAAACATTCTTATCTTATGGACTTCGAAGGCACCTCAGAAAGTTTACTTTCAACCAAGCATTTGCGTGATCTACAGGCTTATAAACCCTATTGCCATCCAGTTCACTCAGCTGTAGCTAAACCAATAAGCAAGATGTCTGCTAAGACTACCGCTAAAGAAAAGACTTTGAGATCTCTTCAGACACTTGAGATTGGTTCACCTAAGGATGACATTGGAGAATGTTCTATTCATCACTTGAAGAAAATAAACTTTCAGCTTGATCCAAATGAAAACATGCCTCATCCGTCTACAAGAGTTATTGTGGTCAAACCTAGTTCTGGAAAGTATCGTAAAACCAATCATCAGTCAGTTTCTCTTAGGCATGGTTTGCAGTCCGTTCCCGTTGATTTGAAGTACAAGAAATTCGCCGAACATGAAAATGGGGCAGTACATAATGAGAGACCAGGAAGAGCAGAAAGCATCAGTGACACTTTTCTGAAGGCCGACGCTCTAAAGCTGCcttcttcaaaattatttagtacacaaagaaaagataataCACTAAATTTCTTTTCAAAGAGGTCATCTTTTTCCAAAGAAGTCAAGAAGCAAACCATTGAAAAATGGAAGCTGATGAATGATCTTCAAGAAGTTGAAACAACTTGTAGAAGCCAAAATCTTGGAGAAATGCTTGCTACGGATGACTTAGAAACTAGGCCTCAATTTTTGGACTCCAAGCGTGACTCGCAAAGGTTTTGCAGTTCATCCAGTGTGAACACTCAGAACTCAGGCTCGTGCAGCAAGGATTCGCTAGTTCCAAATCATTCTGCTGGTTCTAGGATAGCCTCTGGAAGTCCTGAAGGTATGATCGGCCATAAAGCTTCTCTATATGGCTGGCATCCAAGGCAGAAAGTAGCTGTTGCTGAGAAACATTCCAAGTCCATGAACCAAAAACAGAAAGATAATATGGAATATAGAGACTTGAACTTGAAGGAAACCGATCAGCATAGTCCAAATTCAGTTCTGGAGCCACCTTTCCAGGAAGAGGAACCCTATACCTCTGCGTTCCACGGCCTATGTA CACGGCAACTTCAGTTTCTTGAGACCAACTCTGAGGAAACATATTCAGAAGGATCTGAAATGGGTGTCTCAACTGATGGAGACTCCGAGACTGGGTCTCCAGATCTCCTTCAAGATAGTGAAAACATTTTGAAAGACTTCAAAACTGCAGATGGCAGGGACTTCTCCTACCTAGTTGATGTTTTAGATGAAGCCAGTTTGCACGGCATAAACCTAGGAATGTGTTTTGAGACATGGCATTCTCTGGAATGTCCCGTGAATCCCTCAGTGTTTGACTTGTTAGAGAAGAAATACGGGAAACAAACATCTTGGCTAAAATCAGAGAGGAAACTGCTGTTTGACCACATAAATTCAGGGCTAAGTGAGATTTTGCATTCATTTCTGGAGATCTACATAATGGGAAAATCTTTTAAGAGAAGGTGTTGTTCTACGATGAGGAGAACTGATATTGAAGAAGAGCTGTGGAGGATGCTGGTTAGTCATGAAAATGAAATACGCAAGGACTTGTCTGGGAAGGCAATTGGAAATGAAACCAAATGGTTGCAGGTCGAGGAGGAAATTGGTAGCATATGCAGAGAAATAGAGAAATATTTGTTGGAGGAGCTAGCTGCAGAATTAGCTACGCATTGA
- the LOC107019144 gene encoding uncharacterized protein LOC107019144 isoform X1 — translation MGDCPASYIYMVQHLIEKCLIFHMTKEECIEALSKHANIKSVITVTVWNELEKENREFFEAYAKSNNKNRAIEAKAEAEASTMIQNLLLDHDHTKK, via the exons ATGGGGGATTGCCCTGCTTCTTACATATACATG GTGCAGCACCTGATAGAAAAGTGTCTAATTTTTCACATGACTAAAGAGGAATGCATAGAGGCACTTTCCAAGCATGCAAATATCAAATCTGTCATCACTGTTACTG TATGGAATGAGTTAGAGAAAGAGAACAGGGAGTTTTTCGAGGCATACgctaaatcaaataataaaaatcgcGCAATAGAGGCAAAGGCAGAGGCGGAAGCAagtacaatgattcaaaatttgTTATTGGATCATGATCATACTAAAAAATAG